The nucleotide sequence CCACCCACCagcaccaccatcctcaatcataatagCTACCACTACCAGtcaccactagctactaccctAAACTACCACTATCAACCAAATCTACCACTAACCACCGCTTTTAGTCGGCATTCACAAGCACTaccgttagccatcaccaccagcaactatcatattttaaaaagctATATATTTTAGTGATGTAATATTAGATTagttagtattttatttgaattttatgtttattaatttccAAATaaacataaattttatacattcagatgttaaaaatcaaacaatcttaattatttagtattcagattttaatacacatcttaacaTTTAGATGTCTTAattttaatacacatcttgatattcagacGTGTATTCAGATTCAAACATCTTAAtcttaagaaaaacaaatgaggcctgaGAGTATTTGTTATGTTTTCAAGAAACAGATTAAGGTTAATATGATCTGTTAATTAATGCTAACAGGTGGATTCCTTAATACGTgggaaaaaatcaattaaagtgggtAAAGAAATTAATGTTGGGTCACGTGAGCTGCATGCGGGGTgagattttagaaaaataaggGGTATTGGAGGAGGAAAGGCAAAGTGCGTGGGAGTGGGAAAGatagaggaaaaaaaagaaaattggagAGACTGGTCCTATCAGCTATCAGGTGGGGTACTTGTACTCCTCTTCTCTTTCGTTTCAAAGATTCCCACTCTCTTCTGGTCTCTCCTCTCTCCCTTTTTCTCTCTTCTCCCCCAACCAAGTTACTACTATTACcataattcttcttctttttatctctttttttatcCCTGAGTCCTCCCACCATAAAACTCATCAACCTTCATTATCAAATTGTTTTTTTTTGGGTAGGCATAGAACCTTATAAATTATTTGTTtgtttggggatttttattgaattAAACAAGAATGACAGGTCCAAATATGGCTACTATCACAGCTTCCTTAGAGAGATCTCTCCAAAATTGTTCATTGAATAACCACCACAGCAACAACTTGAGTGGGGTCACCCCTGCAGATGGATTTTCTGATTCATCGGAAAATCATGTTTTGAATAACAACCCTTCTGATGATGCTACCTTAGACCTCAATTCTGAGATTTCTTTGCCTTACCACTGGGAACAATGTTTGGATTTGAAGGTACCTACTATTTACATGCCCTCTCTCTCCaactaattttgtttttatttttgcatACCACAATCATTTGTTTTTCTGTCTTTTTCTTGACATTTATTGCTCTCCTAACCTTAAAGACCAGATCTTGGATTTCATTATTAGCACACCATTTCACTTTAACTTGTTATATTCATGTTCTTTCTTGTGTTTGGTCAGTTGTCTGCTTCATTTATTTCCCTTCTATTCTAGCTATCTCCTTCACACACAAACAGTAAACGAAAAGAATGATGTAATTAATTACAATCCCCTCATTCTTAAAAGGTGATTTTTTCCATTTCCTTTTCAAACCCTTATAAAGGCAAAAGGTGAACTTTTCTTGCTTCTCATTATCTTTTTTGGTGTTTTTTGTCGCATGGTGTATTTGTATTGAGCTTCCCTTCCCGTAATTTGGATTTCGCAGGTCTATTAAATGTGAAAGCgctttatataaatattttttaattcttaaagctcgaactcgagataatagTATGAAATGATGTTATCTATTCATCTTTACCAATATTACTactactagtactattctatggTGTCCTTTATTCATTATTTTGTTCTCTGGCATAAATTATCTTTAACCATGTAAAGCCAAATTTGACAGAGTGGTGCAGTTTACTTTGTTCTGCATTATTTTTAACTCTGAAATATGGGTGGATTTCTTGAATATATGGGTTGTGGTACAGACAGGGGAAATATATTATATAAACTGGAGGACAGGGATGAAAGTGAAAGAAGATCCAAGAACAAATGGTGATGAAGTGTACGGTGGTGATTTGTactcagaagaagaagaaagctcGTATGATAGTGATGAAGGATCTTCAACAGAAGAGTCATCATTTTCATCTTCAAGAGAACCCCAAATTAGCCATAATATTGGCAACAGCAGTGGCAAAAGTGGGGCAGCAGTATTagttgttggtggttgcaaaagCTGTTTGATGTATTTCATGGTGCCTAAAGAAGTTGAAGATTGCCCCAAATGTTGTGGTCAACTTCTCCACTTTGATCGATCCGAAAATGGCTccccttaaaaaaaaaaaaataagaacatgaaatattgatttgttttgtcttttcttttccttttaatctttttttttccttaataGAAGTTTGTTTTGGTCGTATAATATAAACTATGTAGTTGTTACTTGTTAATGTGTTTTTTCCTAAGGAAAGACAAAACAACccattattttaaaatatatttattgtgtAATCCATTTTCTTTTCTATGTGCTTCTACTCCTTTGTTATGGTTTTTGTGATCTATGGAAATTGCAGGAATGATCTTTCATAAAGTGCCAGGTTCGAGGTCAACTATATACAGCAAAGTTTCATAATGGTAAATGATTGCGACGTGTTTGCTTctttttagtttaataaattttgttctttttcgGGCAATATATTTGGATCCACTTTTTGTAGACATGCTTTAATGCTAGCTTCCTTTAAAGTTTTTGTTCTTAAGCATTTAGTCAATTTGTTTGCGTTTCATTTTTTAATActggaaaaccaaaaaaaaaagtcatGCCTCATTGTTCTATTTCCGAGTGGACTATACCTAGTCGTGACCTCAACCTATTTGATCTTCAATAACCAgctatttgatgttattttagtagtaatattttgttTTCTTCATTAAATAATGTTCCATTATTTTTTGCCAAAGTCAAATAGTTTTGGacattatattatatataatgGTAATCGAAGCAACATCATGTTTCATCATTTCACGTCTGACTTAAATGCTTCTTGTtatttagaagaaaaagaagtatATATAGACATGAATGATGTTTGTTAGTGGATGCCTAAAAGATAGACTAGGAAGAAGATGAGTCACTCTTAGTATAAAAAGATTTCATAACATTATGTTCTTCCCcttctatttctatttttatttaagaCATAGTAACTTGGCCTCTCATGTCTCATAGTCTCATTGGCTTTTCGTTTAGTTGTTTCACTTTTTCTCCTTTGGTTGATATGATTATGGGAAAACAAAGAAAGATTCCAACTGGTTGAAATATGTCTATGGGTAGCCTTGATGTGAAGGTAGACTAAATTTGGATGCTTCGCAAAACAAATTAAATGAATTAGAATGATATAAAAGTTGTAATCAAATAGTTTCATCTTCACTCTAGTATAGGGTTCCAATCCCATCGACATTCATTCTGATAActttttttgaagaagaagaagagtgaaGGTTGGGGTGGGTGCATGGGCGAAGCGTTCGTCGGAAAATTATACtgtgtatataagtaaaatattagattttagatgtatataacatatattgagcACCATTTATTATagattttttttacttctttcaaatttaaacATCCTAAAAAGAATTCATGGTTTCGCCACTAGGTGGGTGGGTGCTATTATTCTTCCTCCTACGAATTACAATCAAAGTTTTTAGTTTCGACTCGTTGTAACATTCTTTTCTATGGTTAAAATGGGGATCTAATTCTCTTCTCTGAAGCCTAACTACCTTTTAATCGAATACTTTCGAGTCTGTCCCTAGTGTCTTTGTCTTTTCTATTGTTCTTCCGTTTTTTCGGTTCATAGTAGTTGAATAATCCATAGAAAAAGAGGATGTGTTTTCAGGAACCTTTACTGTTTCTGTACCTCTCAGAACATGTATAGAATAAAATCACGAGAAAGCAAAAGGGTGTAACGCTATCTAATTACCCAAATCCGAAGAAAGGAAGGAAATGACAGAATTGTAGTGGGCATAGACGAAATCTCTTCATCCTTAATCAGATGTATCGGATACGAGACCTTCGAAAATTTAGGAAATCCTTAGTAGGAAACGCTTCTCTTTTAATCAACTATATATGGCGTTAATCCGAACTAGTcgataaaagaaaaaagtaagaaaagaatGGTCCATATGGTGGGAAGAAGAAGAGGGGAGAAAATGAGAGACATGCAAAATGGTTCACTCCGTAAGGTATAGCAAGGAGTTGGAGTGGGTATAGTAGTCTAGATAGAGAAAGGGACAGAGAGAAGAAAGGAAAGGAACCTTTAGCTTTACTATAGGGGTATGAAGGGTTGCATGTTGCATGGCAGAATTATTTTAGCAGAAAAGGAATCTAGACAGAAAGGCGTAAGAGTTGTGGCAGAGAAACGATGGAGAAATATCAGGGGCCAATATGGCAGATG is from Nicotiana tabacum cultivar K326 chromosome 18, ASM71507v2, whole genome shotgun sequence and encodes:
- the LOC107777391 gene encoding protein CURLY FLAG LEAF 1; the encoded protein is MTGPNMATITASLERSLQNCSLNNHHSNNLSGVTPADGFSDSSENHVLNNNPSDDATLDLNSEISLPYHWEQCLDLKTGEIYYINWRTGMKVKEDPRTNGDEVYGGDLYSEEEESSYDSDEGSSTEESSFSSSREPQISHNIGNSSGKSGAAVLVVGGCKSCLMYFMVPKEVEDCPKCCGQLLHFDRSENGSP